One window of the Lepidochelys kempii isolate rLepKem1 chromosome 23, rLepKem1.hap2, whole genome shotgun sequence genome contains the following:
- the CCDC106 gene encoding coiled-coil domain-containing protein 106 → MTERNNRRRTMKKDDEAYEISIPFEETPHLEPQIFYSLSPPQSNFEELPEPPPPALALMSSMKTQLHMALERNSWLQKRIEDLEEERDFLRCQLDKFISSAKVDAEDHCRSKQPPRRAEAAESRPGEATDNESLASSLSAASEQGGSAERKKQKQKGGVSRRRFGKPKARERQRVKDADGVLCRYKKILNTFQKLKSMSRAFEHHRVDRNTVALTTPIAELLIVAPEKLAEVGEFDPSKERLLEYSRRCFLALDDETLKKVQALKKSKLLLPITYRFKR, encoded by the exons ATGACCGAGAGGAATAACCGGAGGCGGACGA TGAAGAAGGACGATGAGGCCTACGAGATCTCCATCCCCTTTGAGGAGACACCCCACCTAGAGCCCCAGATCTTCTACAGCCTCAGCCCCCCCCAGAGCAACTTCGAAG agCTGCCGGAGCCGCCCCCGCCCGCCCTGGCGCTGATGAGCAGCATGAAGACCCAGCTGCACATGGCCCTGGAGCGCAACTCCTGGCTGCAGAAGCGCATCGAGGACCTGGAGGAGGAGCGGGACTTTCTGCGCTGCCAGCTTGACAAGTTCATCTCCTCCGCCAAGGTGGACGCTG aGGATCACTGCCGCAGCAAGCAGCCCCCGCGGCGGGCAGAGGCGGCAGAGAGCCGGCCCGGCGAGGCCACGGACAACGAGAGCCTGGCATCCTCGCTCAGTGCTGCCTCGGAGCAGGGTGGCTCCGCCGAGCGGAAGAAGCAGAAGCAGAAGGGGGGGGTGAGCCGGCGGCGCTTCGGCAAGCCCAAGGCCCGTGAGCGCCAGCGAG TCAAGGATGCCGACGGGGTGCTATGCCGCTACAAGAAGATCCTGAACACCTTCCAGAAGCTGAAGAGCATGAGCCGGGCCTTCGAGCACCACCGGGTGGATCGCAACACGGTGGCGCTGACCACGCCCATCGCCGAGCTGCTCATTGTGGCGCCTGAGAAGCTGGCTGAGGTGGGCGAGTTTGACCCGTCCAAGGAGCGGCTGCTGGAGTACTCGCGCCGCTGCTTCCTGGCGCTGGACGACGAGACCCTCAAGAAGGTGCAGGCCCTCAAGAAGAGCAAgctgctgctgcccatcaccTACCGCTTCAAGCGGTGA
- the LOC140902265 gene encoding uncharacterized protein codes for MDLHPFGSRPPRDGAADLRHQPPAREEPSGRRLKLEEDEEAGRPRAPRAPPWPPGEAGPEPGEAARYGRYLLIDSQGLPYTVLVEEAGAAGERAGLRKVYCCPVCSRTFEYLSYLQRHSITHSEHKPHVCRACGKAFKRTSHLERHKYTHAGRKPHQCPICQRSFRDAGELAHHQRVHTGERPFQCEDCHMRFGERNTLQRHIRRKHRQPPPTP; via the coding sequence ATGGATCTCCACCCCTTCGGCTCGCGGCCCCCCAGGGACGGAGCCGCCGACCTCCGGCACCAGCCCCCGGCCCGGGAGGAGCCGTCCGGGCGGCGGCTCAAGCTGGAGGAGGACGAGGAGGCAGGCCGGCCCCGGGCCCCCCGGGCCCCGCCCTGGCCCCCCGGGGAGGCCGGGCCGGAGCCGGGCGAGGCCGCGCGCTACGGCCGCTACCTGCTGATCGACAGCCAGGGGCTGCCCTACACGGTGCTGGTGGAGGAGGCGGGCGCGGCGGGCGAGCGGGCGGGGCTGCGCAAGGTGTACTGCTGCCCGGTCTGCTCACGGACCTTCGAGTACCTCTCCTACCTGCAGCGCCACAGCATCACCCACTCGGAGCACAAGCCCCACGTCTGCCGGGCCTGCGGCAAGGCCTTCAAGCGCACGTCCCACCTGGAGCGGCACAAGTACACCCACGCCGGGCGCAAGCCCCACCAGTGCCCCATCTGCCAGCGCAGCTTCCGCGACGCTGGCGAGCTGGCCCACCACCAGCGGGTGCACACGGGCGAGCGCCCCTTCCAGTGCGAGGACTGCCACATGCGCTTCGGCGAGCGCAACACGCTCCAGCGGCACATCCGCCGCAAGCACCGGCAGCCGCCGCCCACGCCCTGA